The window ATGATTACATTTGAAGACTCCCATCATTATGCAAATGAATATTATGTTTCTATATATCAATTAAAATTTGATGCGATGCATCATTTAATCCAAAGAGTGAAAGAGGCTGAACATGATGGGGTGATATTTCAAAAAGATCAAAGTCATGAATATTTTTTTGCGCAAGCTCCCTCCAAGCGTGTTTGGCTTCTTCCTAATTTAAAAAAATATTGTTTGGGTTTAAGTGAACCCTGTCTTCGGAAAAGAATGGGTTCATCTGATAATTACATCAAGGAATACGGATCATATTTGGTATACGGTCAAGATCAATTATTTGAGAAAATAGATAAAGCTGAGAACCTGACCTGTAATCAAAGCTTAATTTTAAATAATGATGTTATTAATAAAAATTTTGAAAGGTTTCAATTATATATCCCTAGAAATACCGTAAAGACAACTTCTCTGATTTGCTATGATGAAGAAAGTAGTGTGGTTCGCTTAATTTCAAAAGTAACTACAGCTTCTCTGCGATAGATTGCGTATACATAAAAAAAGAGCCGTAAGGCTCTTTTTTAGCATTTTGTTTAGAGACGATCTTCATCCAGTAATAACTGTGCTTCACGAAGGTTTAGTGTACCTTCATAAATCGCACGGCCTGTGATCGCACCTAAAATGCCTTTTTGGCCTTTTAAATTACGCACATCATCGAGGTTGGTTACACCGCCTGAAGCGATCACCGGTAAGCCAGAATATTGCGCTAGGTTCACGGTTTGCTCTACGTTGACCCCTTGCATCATGCCATCACGTGCAATATCGGTGTAAACGATGCTAGATACACCAGCATCTGCAAAACGTTTTGCTAAATCAGTGGCTTTTACATCGGTGACATTTGCCCAACCATCAGTTGCGACCATGCCATTGATTGCATCAATGCCCACAATGATATGACCTGCAAAGCGTTTACATGCTTCTTCAACAAACTCAGGCTCTTTCACTGCTTTTGTCCCAATAATGACAAAAGTTACGCCCGCATCAAGATAGTGTTCAATGGTTTCAAGTGAACGAATACCACCACCGATTTGAATCGGGAGTTCAGGTTGTGCACGCGCAATCGCTTCGACAACTGGTTTATGAATCGGTGTACCTGCGAAAGCACCATTTAAATCAACTAAGTGTAATCGACGTGCACCTTCATTGACCCAGTGCTGTGCTGTTGCGACAGGATCATCAGAGAAAACGGTATCGTCTTCCATACGACCTTGTTTTAAACGAACACATTTGCCATCTTTCAGGTCAATTGCAGGGATGATTAGCATGCTTTCGCTCCTTGCGTCATCATGGAGTTTAAATTGGCTACATATTAGCAAAGTATTGTTCAATCGCTAAGCTTTGGATGTTAGACGACTGCATCTTTCTTTAGAATTTGTGTTCATAAAAAAGCCAAGCATCATAGCTTGGCCGATTGATCTAGCGAGAAGGAATATTATTCAGCATCGTATTGTTGATATTCCATTTGAATTTGTTGGCTTCTTTCTATGTAGTCTTGATACGCTGGAATTGCATTTGCAGCCAAACCGAAAACCAACAGGAGAGGAATCAAAATAATATAAATCCAACCCAATACTTTTTCCCATCCAGCCGTACTTCGACTCGGGCCATAAAGATTTTCACCTTCGGTTCCTTTAGCACAGAATAAATAGATTAAAAAAATCAGGTTCAGCAACGGGA is drawn from Acinetobacter suaedae and contains these coding sequences:
- the hisA gene encoding 1-(5-phosphoribosyl)-5-[(5-phosphoribosylamino)methylideneamino]imidazole-4-carboxamide isomerase; its protein translation is MLIIPAIDLKDGKCVRLKQGRMEDDTVFSDDPVATAQHWVNEGARRLHLVDLNGAFAGTPIHKPVVEAIARAQPELPIQIGGGIRSLETIEHYLDAGVTFVIIGTKAVKEPEFVEEACKRFAGHIIVGIDAINGMVATDGWANVTDVKATDLAKRFADAGVSSIVYTDIARDGMMQGVNVEQTVNLAQYSGLPVIASGGVTNLDDVRNLKGQKGILGAITGRAIYEGTLNLREAQLLLDEDRL